A window of the Microbulbifer aggregans genome harbors these coding sequences:
- a CDS encoding tryptophan halogenase family protein → MASAATSGHIQHVLVVGGGTAGWLTASHLAKKLRARSPGGVRVTLLESENIPTIGVGEGTVPAIRQTLQYLGISETDFIRECDATFKQSIKFVDWVDNPVPGQPSHYHHVFDYPDSSRGDLTPYWLKQAGPKPSFVDAVSVQGMVCERGLGPKNMTLPEFQGFTSYAYHLDAAKFARLLTRHAVEELGVHHLLGTVEQVKRSEDGDIAAVVTDRHGTLQADLFVDCTGFASLLLGQSLGVPFVDRRDTLFADYALAAQVPYGQYNEPIPSYTISTAQESGWIWDIGLPERRGTGYVYSSAHTDHERAETVFRHYLGATGENAEVRRISMKVGYRESFWERNCVAIGLSQGFVEPLEATGILVYDATAKMLADTFPANRQVMPAVAAQFNRHVHYAWERVIEFIKLHYCISRRSDSDFWLDNRAPESIPESLRDKLELWRYQPPSEYDFPSKLEIFNLPNYLYVLYGMGFFTSTEFIGNRFADGDAALSRFAEIEAGAGQLCAQLPAHRDLINKIKQFGLQKI, encoded by the coding sequence ATGGCTAGTGCGGCAACATCCGGGCACATCCAGCATGTCCTGGTTGTGGGCGGAGGAACCGCCGGCTGGCTCACCGCCAGCCACCTGGCCAAGAAGCTGCGGGCCCGGTCACCGGGAGGTGTCCGGGTCACGCTCCTCGAGTCGGAAAATATTCCGACGATTGGCGTAGGGGAGGGCACCGTTCCTGCCATTCGTCAGACGCTACAGTACCTGGGCATCAGCGAAACCGACTTTATTCGCGAATGTGATGCCACCTTCAAGCAGAGCATCAAATTTGTTGACTGGGTAGATAACCCGGTTCCCGGTCAGCCGTCTCATTACCACCATGTCTTTGACTACCCTGACAGCAGTCGCGGTGATCTTACCCCTTACTGGCTGAAGCAGGCCGGCCCTAAGCCTTCATTCGTGGACGCTGTGTCAGTGCAGGGGATGGTGTGCGAGCGCGGCCTGGGTCCAAAGAATATGACCCTGCCGGAGTTTCAGGGCTTTACCAGTTACGCCTATCACCTGGATGCCGCCAAGTTTGCTCGCTTGCTCACTCGTCATGCAGTGGAAGAGCTGGGTGTCCACCACCTGCTGGGCACGGTAGAGCAGGTCAAGCGCTCGGAGGACGGCGATATTGCTGCGGTGGTCACCGATCGGCACGGGACGCTGCAGGCAGATCTGTTTGTGGACTGCACGGGTTTTGCGTCGCTGTTGTTAGGGCAGTCTCTCGGTGTCCCGTTTGTGGACCGCAGGGATACCCTGTTTGCAGATTATGCCCTGGCTGCGCAGGTGCCTTATGGGCAGTACAACGAACCGATCCCCAGCTATACGATTTCGACCGCACAGGAAAGTGGTTGGATCTGGGATATCGGGCTGCCTGAGCGTCGTGGAACGGGTTACGTATACTCGAGTGCGCACACCGATCACGAGCGTGCAGAAACCGTATTTCGCCATTACCTCGGTGCGACCGGTGAGAATGCTGAGGTGCGACGCATTTCCATGAAAGTGGGATACCGGGAGAGTTTCTGGGAGCGTAACTGCGTTGCCATCGGGTTGTCACAGGGCTTTGTGGAGCCGCTCGAGGCCACCGGTATTCTGGTCTACGACGCTACCGCGAAAATGTTGGCAGATACGTTCCCTGCGAATCGCCAGGTGATGCCAGCTGTGGCTGCCCAGTTCAATCGGCATGTGCACTACGCGTGGGAGCGGGTGATCGAGTTTATCAAACTCCACTACTGTATTTCCCGGCGGTCCGACAGCGATTTTTGGCTCGATAATCGCGCACCCGAGTCTATTCCCGAGTCGTTGCGGGACAAGCTGGAGTTGTGGCGTTACCAGCCACCCTCTGAGTACGACTTCCCCAGTAAGCTGGAAATCTTCAATCTGCCGAATTACCTGTACGTTCTGTACGGGATGGGCTTTTTCACCTCGACCGAATTTATCGGCAACCGGTTTGCGGACGGCGATGCGGCATTATCCCGCTTCGCTGAGATCGAGGCGGGCGCTGGTCAGTTATGTGCCCAGCTGCCGGCCCATCGGGACCTCATTAACAAGATCAAGCAGTTCGGCCTGCAGAAAATATAA
- a CDS encoding SapC family protein: protein MTTEQTPKIAPLHKEAHGKLKIRELGSFEHVKNAHMVPVTAHEFTRLGAEYPIVFVKNSETGQFQSVALLGLKVGENLFVDGEKWQGVFVPGSVRNHPFVLAPAGENKDQLMVGIVENSPLVSEEEGNPLFTDAGEESDYLKAKKETLVNFLESDQMTKAFVNVLVEKELLTAQSVTVNAGEEKINLNGLYIVDEKKLNELGEEDFADFRKRGFLPALYAQLGSLHQLSKLAKMQATTAA from the coding sequence ATGACCACTGAACAGACTCCCAAGATCGCTCCTCTGCACAAAGAAGCCCACGGCAAGCTGAAGATCCGTGAGCTGGGCAGCTTTGAGCATGTGAAGAACGCGCACATGGTGCCCGTAACGGCCCATGAGTTCACCCGCCTGGGAGCCGAATACCCGATCGTTTTTGTCAAGAATTCCGAGACTGGCCAGTTCCAGTCCGTGGCTCTGCTGGGCCTCAAGGTCGGTGAGAACCTGTTTGTGGATGGCGAGAAGTGGCAGGGCGTCTTCGTGCCCGGCAGTGTTCGCAATCATCCCTTCGTACTGGCTCCCGCGGGCGAGAACAAAGACCAGCTGATGGTAGGTATCGTCGAGAACAGCCCGCTGGTCAGCGAGGAAGAGGGCAACCCGCTGTTTACCGACGCAGGTGAAGAGTCCGATTACCTGAAGGCCAAGAAAGAGACTCTGGTTAACTTCCTCGAGAGTGACCAGATGACCAAAGCCTTTGTAAACGTTCTGGTTGAGAAGGAGCTGCTGACCGCTCAGTCTGTGACGGTCAATGCCGGCGAAGAGAAAATCAACCTGAACGGCCTGTACATCGTCGACGAGAAGAAGCTGAACGAGCTGGGCGAAGAGGACTTCGCTGACTTCCGTAAGCGCGGCTTCCTGCCGGCGTTGTACGCTCAGCTTGGCTCCCTGCACCAGCTCTCCAAGCTGGCCAAGATGCAGGCGACAACCGCTGCCTGA
- a CDS encoding TonB-dependent receptor, producing MLKRNQLALSISAVVLSGGLMSPLATAQSDQGLEEVTVTGIRGSLQDALSTKRDSYAIVDAISAEDIGKFPDKNVAESLQRVPGVTIQRQFGEGAAVSIRGAGNDLTLTTLNGQNVASTGWFVLEPAKRSFNYELLPSELVGDIEVYKSSQADLAEGGVGGTVVINTRKPLDLDSMTLHGSVEASSQSDSDATDPQFSGLASWKNDAENFGVLVSAVSQERQLQRQGNEAFWEWGAGPVAFEQERKRSAINATFQYQPTENLDIVFNAIDMQMEADNTNYALWLTQGNCGWCGVDVDPADQINGTTARGPLNVAYLQARPREATMNSDVFDLSVDYAGEGYELSFQAGQTTSTGGTDFEMVVDDGSGGTAIPGGTYDFFGGGQSWDLNGFDLASYDPGSVVMGTGANFNATPKTDEETYFQADLEFEVEFGLINSIKTGIKSADHNTTSRRFEFLQAEGFDPSISTAEVLDGTIESGAGSYDIPKLDADALKAWAKASIVGKVEDLGSYSEIDESNNAIYAMATFDGERVRGNFGVRYISTDASSIYYIDGQRGSTSADYSEVLPSFNLAYDLSDDLILRTSAAKVMARPQYVDMYVNPNVLGADDEIDNNQFWVIGNVGLEPFTANQVDLGLEWYFAEGSLLSGAVFYKDVSNFVTISEYQASASEIPFDLPASEQGFGWTVQEKDNGESADITGIELGYQQDFGNGFGAIANYTWTDTSTAKETFTDGNPFLSDSSENVYNLTGYYENDMFSARVAYNWRSEYMIRESGSYGNRLHDDFGSLDLSAVWHATDNVDVKLDVNNLLAEESVQLGNNAEPAPGTGFTAGFPLYEYETARRLNLGVSAKF from the coding sequence ATGCTAAAGCGCAACCAACTCGCACTGTCTATCAGTGCGGTAGTGCTCAGTGGTGGCCTGATGTCGCCGCTGGCCACTGCCCAGTCCGACCAAGGCCTCGAAGAAGTTACCGTCACCGGTATTCGCGGCTCCCTGCAAGATGCTCTCAGTACCAAGCGTGATTCATACGCGATTGTCGATGCTATCTCTGCCGAGGATATCGGCAAGTTCCCGGACAAGAACGTCGCTGAATCCCTGCAGCGCGTACCCGGTGTGACTATCCAGCGCCAGTTTGGTGAGGGGGCGGCCGTGTCCATCCGCGGTGCAGGTAACGACCTGACACTGACCACGCTGAATGGCCAGAATGTTGCCTCTACCGGTTGGTTTGTGCTGGAACCGGCCAAGCGCAGCTTCAACTACGAGCTTCTGCCGTCTGAACTGGTGGGCGACATTGAGGTGTACAAGAGCTCCCAGGCCGATCTGGCCGAGGGCGGTGTTGGCGGTACCGTGGTGATCAACACCCGTAAACCGCTGGACCTGGACTCCATGACCCTGCACGGCTCTGTCGAGGCTTCCTCCCAATCCGACTCCGATGCCACTGATCCCCAATTCTCTGGTCTGGCCAGCTGGAAGAACGACGCCGAGAATTTCGGTGTGCTGGTTTCCGCGGTTTCCCAAGAGCGCCAGCTGCAGCGCCAGGGTAATGAGGCGTTCTGGGAGTGGGGCGCAGGCCCGGTTGCTTTCGAGCAGGAGCGCAAGCGCTCTGCCATCAACGCTACCTTCCAGTATCAGCCGACTGAAAACCTGGATATCGTTTTCAATGCCATCGATATGCAGATGGAAGCAGATAACACCAACTACGCGCTGTGGCTGACGCAGGGCAACTGTGGCTGGTGTGGAGTCGATGTCGACCCAGCTGACCAGATCAACGGGACTACAGCTCGCGGCCCGCTGAATGTCGCCTACCTCCAGGCCCGTCCGCGTGAAGCCACGATGAATTCCGATGTGTTCGACCTGTCCGTGGATTACGCGGGTGAAGGTTATGAGCTGAGTTTCCAGGCTGGTCAGACCACATCCACAGGTGGTACCGACTTCGAGATGGTCGTGGACGATGGTTCCGGCGGCACTGCGATTCCCGGTGGTACTTACGACTTTTTCGGTGGCGGCCAGAGCTGGGATCTCAACGGCTTCGACCTGGCTTCCTACGATCCGGGCAGTGTAGTCATGGGTACCGGTGCCAACTTCAATGCCACACCGAAGACTGACGAAGAGACCTACTTCCAGGCGGATCTGGAGTTTGAGGTCGAGTTTGGCCTGATCAATTCCATCAAGACAGGTATCAAGAGCGCGGATCACAACACGACCAGCCGTCGCTTCGAATTCTTGCAGGCGGAAGGCTTCGACCCGAGTATTTCCACCGCTGAAGTCCTGGATGGCACTATCGAGTCAGGGGCTGGTAGCTATGATATCCCGAAGCTGGACGCCGATGCTCTCAAGGCCTGGGCCAAAGCGTCCATCGTCGGCAAGGTTGAGGATCTCGGTTCCTACAGCGAAATCGACGAAAGCAACAACGCCATCTATGCCATGGCCACTTTCGACGGTGAGCGTGTGCGCGGTAATTTCGGTGTGCGCTATATCTCCACCGATGCTTCCTCCATCTATTACATCGATGGTCAGCGCGGCAGCACCAGTGCGGATTATTCAGAAGTACTGCCCAGCTTTAACCTGGCCTACGACCTGTCAGATGACCTGATCCTGCGTACCTCTGCGGCCAAGGTGATGGCCCGTCCGCAGTATGTCGATATGTACGTGAATCCCAATGTCCTGGGTGCCGACGATGAAATCGACAATAACCAGTTCTGGGTAATTGGTAACGTGGGCCTGGAGCCCTTCACCGCGAATCAGGTAGATCTGGGCCTCGAATGGTACTTTGCTGAAGGCTCCCTGCTGTCCGGTGCAGTGTTCTATAAAGATGTGTCCAATTTCGTGACCATCAGTGAGTATCAGGCTTCCGCCAGTGAAATTCCCTTCGACCTGCCTGCGAGTGAGCAGGGCTTCGGTTGGACCGTGCAGGAAAAGGACAACGGCGAGAGTGCTGATATCACCGGCATAGAGCTGGGTTACCAGCAGGACTTTGGCAACGGCTTCGGTGCAATTGCCAACTACACCTGGACCGATACCAGCACCGCCAAGGAGACTTTCACCGATGGCAACCCGTTCCTGAGTGATAGCTCGGAGAATGTCTACAACCTGACCGGCTATTACGAGAACGACATGTTCTCTGCCCGGGTCGCCTACAACTGGCGCAGCGAGTACATGATCCGCGAGTCCGGCTCGTACGGTAACCGCCTGCACGACGACTTCGGCAGTCTGGACCTGAGTGCTGTCTGGCATGCTACCGATAATGTGGATGTCAAGCTGGACGTGAATAACCTGCTGGCTGAGGAGTCCGTTCAGCTGGGTAACAATGCTGAGCCGGCGCCGGGAACTGGCTTCACCGCAGGCTTCCCGCTGTACGAGTACGAGACTGCTCGTCGCCTGAATCTGGGTGTGTCCGCCAAGTTCTGA
- the pyk gene encoding pyruvate kinase produces MIRHTKIVATLGPGTDKPRVIEEMIRAGVNIVRLNFSHGSAEDHKRRVEAVREAATAQNKLVAVLGDLQGPKIRIARFAEGSIWLENNSEFTLDADCPADAGDERRVGVDYPSLISDCEAGDILLLDDGKIRLEVTGTTPQKLYCRVLQGGKLSNNKGINLLGGGLSAPALTEKDYRDIKLAAELDVDFLAVSFPRSAEDLETARSAMEAEGSKAAIVAKVERAEAVATDEQMDEIILASDAIMVARGDLGVEIGDPSLVGVQKKLINRANALNRGVITATQMMESMITSPTPTRAEVMDVANAVLDGTDAVMLSAETAAGDFPVAAVEAMSEVIVGAERYLGSVNRPASQSRASDRIDTVIAQAAVDVAARVENLVAVVALTESGRTPRMMSRATTHLPIYALTRHPAVARQLVLLRGVEPVVDFDPAEIPLGHLTESIVEVVGSRMELKKGQRILITQGDRLNVGGQTNAMRIKEIE; encoded by the coding sequence ATGATCCGCCATACCAAAATTGTGGCCACTCTCGGCCCCGGCACAGACAAGCCCCGCGTCATTGAAGAGATGATTCGCGCCGGCGTGAACATTGTTCGTCTGAACTTCTCCCACGGCTCAGCCGAGGACCATAAGCGCCGTGTGGAAGCCGTGCGCGAGGCTGCAACCGCACAGAACAAACTGGTCGCCGTGTTGGGTGACCTCCAGGGACCCAAGATCCGTATCGCCCGATTTGCCGAGGGTAGTATCTGGCTGGAAAACAACAGTGAGTTCACCCTCGACGCAGACTGCCCCGCGGATGCCGGTGACGAGCGTCGAGTGGGCGTGGATTACCCGAGCCTGATCAGCGACTGTGAGGCGGGCGACATCCTGCTGCTGGATGACGGCAAGATCCGTCTCGAAGTGACGGGCACCACTCCCCAGAAGCTTTACTGTCGCGTTCTGCAGGGCGGCAAGCTCTCCAACAACAAGGGCATCAACTTGCTGGGAGGTGGCCTGTCTGCGCCGGCCCTGACCGAGAAGGATTACCGTGATATCAAGTTGGCTGCCGAGTTGGATGTCGACTTCCTTGCGGTGAGTTTCCCCCGCAGTGCGGAGGATCTGGAAACTGCGCGCAGCGCCATGGAAGCCGAGGGCAGTAAGGCTGCAATCGTCGCCAAGGTTGAGCGCGCGGAGGCGGTAGCCACTGACGAGCAGATGGATGAGATTATTCTCGCTTCAGACGCGATCATGGTGGCCCGCGGTGACCTTGGGGTGGAAATCGGTGATCCGTCCCTGGTCGGCGTGCAGAAGAAACTGATCAACCGCGCCAATGCCCTCAATCGGGGCGTGATCACGGCTACCCAGATGATGGAATCCATGATCACCAGCCCCACGCCGACCCGTGCAGAGGTGATGGACGTGGCCAACGCGGTGCTGGATGGCACCGATGCGGTCATGCTGTCGGCTGAGACCGCAGCCGGTGATTTCCCGGTGGCTGCGGTGGAAGCCATGAGTGAAGTGATCGTCGGGGCCGAGCGCTACCTGGGCAGTGTGAACCGCCCGGCCTCCCAGAGCCGTGCCTCAGATCGTATCGATACCGTGATTGCCCAGGCTGCTGTCGATGTTGCCGCACGGGTGGAGAATCTGGTGGCGGTGGTGGCCTTGACCGAATCCGGCCGTACACCGCGGATGATGTCCCGGGCAACCACCCATCTGCCCATCTATGCCTTGACCCGCCACCCGGCCGTGGCGCGGCAGCTGGTTTTGCTGCGCGGGGTCGAGCCGGTGGTGGATTTTGACCCGGCGGAGATTCCCCTCGGTCATCTGACCGAATCCATCGTCGAGGTGGTCGGTTCCCGCATGGAGCTCAAGAAAGGTCAGCGTATCCTGATCACCCAGGGCGATCGCCTGAATGTGGGCGGACAGACCAACGCCATGCGCATCAAGGAAATCGAATAA
- the gap gene encoding type I glyceraldehyde-3-phosphate dehydrogenase, with translation MKLKIAINGYGRIGRNVTRAIYESGYNDRVQLVAINDLAPVESNAHLTRFDTIHGRFNTPVSVEGSDLLIGGDRVRVCQERDPAQLPWADLEVDLVLECTGRFTSKEAASAHMKAGAKAVLISAPSGDADLTVVYGVNDDKLTAEHKVVSNASCTTNCLAPVAKALHRGLGIERGFMTTVHAYTNDQNTQDAVHADIYRARAAADNMIPTKTGAAAAVGLVLPELKGRLDGMAVRVPVSNVSLVDCQFIAGRDTTVEEVNAIMKEAAASSRGVLTYCDQPLVSVDFNHTTASSHFDANHTRVNGNLVKIMAWYDNEWGFSHRMLDTSLAMAEALQLQAQVAETA, from the coding sequence ATGAAACTGAAAATTGCGATTAACGGCTACGGCCGTATCGGCCGCAACGTTACCCGGGCGATCTATGAGTCCGGATACAACGACCGCGTGCAGCTGGTGGCTATCAACGACCTGGCTCCGGTCGAGTCCAATGCACACCTGACCCGTTTCGACACCATTCACGGCCGCTTCAACACCCCGGTATCCGTGGAGGGGAGTGATCTGCTGATCGGTGGTGACCGTGTGCGCGTTTGTCAGGAACGTGATCCTGCCCAGTTGCCATGGGCGGATCTGGAAGTGGATCTGGTCCTGGAGTGTACCGGGCGCTTCACGAGTAAAGAGGCGGCATCGGCACATATGAAGGCTGGCGCCAAGGCAGTGCTGATCTCCGCTCCGTCCGGCGATGCAGACCTGACTGTCGTATACGGCGTGAATGACGACAAGCTCACCGCGGAACACAAAGTTGTTTCCAATGCCTCATGTACCACCAACTGTCTGGCTCCGGTTGCCAAGGCCCTGCACCGTGGACTCGGTATCGAGCGCGGCTTTATGACCACGGTCCACGCCTATACCAACGATCAGAACACCCAGGACGCCGTGCACGCGGATATCTATCGTGCGCGTGCTGCCGCCGATAACATGATTCCCACCAAAACCGGTGCCGCCGCTGCGGTAGGTCTGGTTCTACCCGAACTGAAAGGGCGCCTGGACGGTATGGCCGTTCGCGTACCGGTGAGCAATGTGTCGCTGGTGGATTGCCAGTTTATTGCCGGTCGCGACACTACTGTTGAAGAGGTCAATGCCATCATGAAAGAGGCGGCTGCCAGCAGCCGCGGTGTGCTGACCTACTGTGACCAGCCGCTGGTGTCCGTCGACTTTAACCACACCACGGCCTCCAGCCACTTCGATGCCAATCACACCCGTGTGAATGGCAACCTGGTAAAGATCATGGCCTGGTATGACAACGAGTGGGGCTTCTCCCATCGTATGCTGGATACCAGCCTGGCCATGGCCGAGGCTCTGCAGCTACAGGCTCAGGTAGCGGAAACCGCCTGA
- a CDS encoding bifunctional 4-hydroxy-2-oxoglutarate aldolase/2-dehydro-3-deoxy-phosphogluconate aldolase, translating into MQKQLAEVLSQAGIVPVLVINKVEDALPLAQSLVEGGLNVLEVTLRTDAALKAVEEIAKHLPDAHVGTGTVLNAADLQRSVDAGAAFMVSPGATEVLLDAAEKHDVPLLPGAATASEVMRLLERGYRYQKFFPAEAAGGVPMLKSLGGPLSQVQFCPTGGIGPANAKDYLSLPNVICAGGSWMATAKLVEEKRWDEITRLAKEASVL; encoded by the coding sequence ATGCAGAAACAGCTTGCTGAAGTTCTGTCGCAGGCCGGCATCGTGCCGGTGCTGGTGATCAATAAAGTAGAGGATGCACTGCCGCTGGCACAATCACTGGTAGAGGGTGGCCTGAATGTGCTGGAAGTGACCCTGCGTACTGATGCGGCGCTGAAGGCCGTAGAAGAAATTGCCAAACACCTGCCAGACGCCCATGTGGGTACCGGCACTGTTCTGAATGCCGCGGATCTCCAGCGCTCGGTCGATGCTGGAGCGGCTTTCATGGTGAGCCCGGGCGCAACCGAAGTGCTGTTGGACGCGGCGGAAAAGCATGACGTGCCCTTATTGCCTGGTGCGGCGACAGCCTCCGAAGTGATGCGCCTGCTCGAGCGCGGTTATCGCTACCAGAAATTTTTCCCGGCGGAGGCCGCCGGTGGTGTGCCCATGCTCAAGTCCCTGGGTGGTCCTCTGTCCCAGGTGCAATTTTGTCCGACCGGCGGCATTGGCCCGGCTAACGCCAAGGACTACCTGTCCCTGCCCAATGTGATCTGTGCCGGCGGTTCCTGGATGGCCACGGCAAAGCTGGTGGAAGAAAAACGCTGGGATGAAATTACGCGGTTGGCAAAAGAAGCCTCCGTACTTTGA
- the pgl gene encoding 6-phosphogluconolactonase: MMIEEKFFPDRERLVQALANDCASKLQQGIKEQGQASFLVSGGSTPEPVYRELSKRPLPWSDITVALVDERWVDKTESGSNHAFIEKSLLQNAAAEAPFLGMKTPHASAAEGEADCERAYSELPRPFDVCILGMGSDGHTASLFPHAEGLEQALNTNGSQLCKAINAKQSEVTGSHTERMTLTLAAILQSRDIKLLITGEEKLKVYREALLGSDELEMPIRSILKQGHKAVTVYWAP; encoded by the coding sequence ATGATGATTGAGGAAAAATTTTTCCCCGACCGGGAGCGACTGGTACAGGCGCTGGCCAATGACTGTGCCAGCAAGCTGCAGCAGGGCATCAAGGAACAGGGCCAGGCGAGCTTCCTGGTTTCCGGCGGCAGCACGCCCGAACCCGTATACCGGGAGCTCTCCAAGCGTCCTTTGCCGTGGTCGGATATTACCGTGGCACTGGTGGACGAGCGCTGGGTCGACAAGACCGAGAGTGGCAGCAACCACGCGTTTATCGAAAAGAGCCTGCTGCAAAACGCTGCGGCGGAGGCGCCTTTCCTCGGCATGAAAACTCCACACGCTTCCGCGGCTGAAGGTGAAGCGGATTGCGAGCGCGCTTACAGCGAACTGCCACGTCCCTTCGACGTGTGCATCCTGGGAATGGGCAGTGACGGTCACACCGCGTCACTGTTTCCCCATGCCGAAGGCCTCGAACAGGCCCTGAATACCAATGGCAGCCAGCTCTGCAAGGCCATTAACGCCAAGCAGAGTGAAGTGACCGGCAGTCACACCGAGCGCATGACCCTGACCCTCGCCGCCATCCTGCAGTCGCGGGATATCAAGCTGCTGATTACCGGCGAGGAGAAACTCAAGGTCTACCGCGAAGCGCTGCTGGGCAGCGATGAACTGGAGATGCCCATTCGCAGCATCCTGAAGCAGGGACACAAAGCGGTAACGGTTTACTGGGCTCCGTGA
- the zwf gene encoding glucose-6-phosphate dehydrogenase, translating to MTNPFDMVLFGGGGDLALRKLIPALYRAHLEGSLEESSRIFPVCRRQEDADSYLDTAQKALKTHLRDGEYSEAGWSEFKESLRAVALDIAVPDEQWDHLADLLGGDNERARIFYLAIPPAVFGPCCENLSIKGLIHEQSRVVVEKPLGYNAKTSDEINSKIATYFPEKDIFRIDHYLGKETVQNLLALRFSNVLFEHLWDAQTIDHIQISISETVGLEGRAGFYNEAGALRDMVQNHLLQLLCLIAMESPNSMSAKNIRAEKIKVLEALRPLVGVEVDENIVRGQYVAGGIGDHLVPGYLEELDEPGSNTETFVAIRAHIDNWRWAGVPFYLRTGKRMEKRCAEIVIQYKKVSHNVYDKSAGQAVPNRLVIRLQPEESIKLVLMAKKMDSLEMELKPVELNLTLSETYDSIRSDAYKRLMLDAAANNPALFIHREEVAAAWAWVDPIIEHWRATGDQPCLYRAGSWGPQAADDLLRLDGRAWVNAR from the coding sequence ATGACCAATCCCTTCGATATGGTTTTGTTTGGCGGCGGCGGCGACCTCGCCCTGCGCAAGCTGATTCCGGCGCTGTACCGTGCCCATCTGGAGGGCAGCCTCGAGGAAAGCTCGCGAATTTTTCCGGTCTGCCGTCGCCAGGAAGACGCGGACAGCTATCTCGATACGGCACAGAAAGCACTGAAAACCCATTTACGCGACGGTGAATATTCCGAGGCCGGCTGGAGCGAATTCAAGGAAAGCCTGCGGGCGGTGGCACTCGATATTGCCGTTCCCGATGAGCAGTGGGATCACCTCGCGGATCTGCTGGGCGGGGACAATGAGCGCGCACGAATTTTCTACCTGGCTATTCCGCCGGCGGTGTTTGGTCCCTGCTGTGAAAACCTGTCGATCAAGGGACTCATTCACGAGCAGTCTCGCGTGGTGGTGGAAAAGCCGCTCGGTTACAACGCCAAAACCTCGGACGAAATCAACAGCAAGATTGCCACTTATTTCCCGGAAAAAGACATTTTCCGGATTGACCACTACCTGGGTAAGGAAACGGTTCAGAATCTCCTTGCGCTGCGATTCAGTAACGTACTTTTCGAGCATCTCTGGGACGCGCAAACCATCGACCACATCCAGATCAGCATCTCCGAGACAGTCGGTCTCGAGGGGCGCGCGGGCTTCTACAATGAGGCCGGTGCCCTGCGCGATATGGTGCAGAACCACCTGCTGCAGCTGCTATGCCTGATCGCGATGGAATCCCCCAACAGCATGTCGGCCAAAAATATCCGCGCCGAGAAAATCAAGGTACTGGAAGCGCTGCGACCGCTGGTCGGCGTCGAGGTAGATGAAAACATCGTGCGCGGGCAGTACGTCGCCGGAGGAATCGGTGATCATCTGGTGCCCGGTTACCTGGAGGAGCTCGATGAACCTGGCAGTAACACCGAGACTTTCGTCGCCATCCGCGCCCATATCGACAACTGGCGCTGGGCGGGTGTGCCTTTTTACCTGAGAACGGGAAAGCGCATGGAAAAGCGCTGTGCTGAGATCGTGATCCAGTACAAAAAGGTATCTCACAACGTCTATGACAAGTCAGCCGGTCAGGCAGTACCAAACCGTCTCGTCATCCGTCTGCAGCCGGAGGAGAGCATCAAGCTGGTGCTGATGGCCAAAAAGATGGACAGCCTGGAGATGGAGCTCAAGCCCGTCGAGTTGAACCTGACCCTGTCCGAAACCTACGACAGCATCCGCAGTGATGCCTACAAGCGGCTGATGCTGGACGCGGCGGCCAACAACCCGGCGCTGTTTATCCACCGCGAAGAGGTGGCGGCAGCCTGGGCTTGGGTGGATCCGATCATCGAGCACTGGCGTGCGACCGGCGACCAGCCGTGCCTGTACCGGGCGGGTAGCTGGGGCCCTCAGGCCGCCGACGACCTGTTGCGGCTGGATGGCCGCGCATGGGTCAACGCCAGGTAG